The Hymenobacter oligotrophus genome has a window encoding:
- a CDS encoding patatin-like phospholipase family protein, producing MATRTIGLALSGGAARGIAHLGMLQALGELQLPIGAMSGVSSGGIAAVFYAAGIPPREVLRLLTDTRFLRLVRPAYKRGLVNLGLLEKLFAAHLPGNQTFADLGVPVTLSATDLASGKTVFFDEGPLVPPMLATGAVPVLCQPIEYLGHVLVDGGLLNNLPIEPLQHRPELALVGAHTNIVNTEAPITSIRHVAERTFMLAIGTNTAPRLKRCELVLQPPELRRFRVTDLRFAKELFAIGYEYTLGQAAELEALLHKPAPAPDFG from the coding sequence TTGGCCACGCGAACTATCGGATTGGCGCTTTCGGGCGGAGCGGCCCGCGGCATTGCCCACCTGGGCATGCTGCAGGCGCTCGGCGAACTGCAACTGCCCATCGGGGCCATGTCGGGGGTAAGCTCGGGCGGCATTGCGGCCGTGTTTTATGCGGCCGGCATTCCGCCGCGCGAGGTGCTGCGCCTGCTCACCGACACCCGCTTTTTGCGCCTGGTACGGCCGGCCTACAAGCGCGGCCTCGTAAACCTGGGTTTGCTTGAGAAGCTGTTTGCGGCGCACCTGCCCGGCAACCAAACCTTCGCCGACCTAGGGGTGCCCGTAACGCTGTCGGCAACCGATTTGGCGAGCGGTAAAACCGTGTTCTTCGATGAGGGGCCGTTGGTGCCGCCAATGCTGGCCACCGGGGCAGTGCCCGTGCTGTGCCAGCCCATTGAGTACCTAGGGCACGTGCTCGTGGATGGGGGCTTGCTCAACAACTTGCCCATCGAGCCGCTGCAGCACCGACCGGAACTGGCATTGGTTGGGGCGCACACCAATATCGTCAACACCGAGGCGCCTATTACGTCGATCCGGCACGTGGCCGAGCGCACCTTTATGTTGGCCATCGGCACCAACACGGCGCCCCGCCTTAAGCGCTGCGAGCTAGTGCTGCAACCTCCGGAGTTGCGGCGCTTTCGGGTTACCGATTTACGCTTTGCCAAAGAGCTTTTCGCCATTGGCTACGAGTACACCCTCGGCCAAGCCGCCGAACTGGAGGCGTTGCTGCACAAACCTGCGCCCGCGCCGGATTTTGGCTAG